In a single window of the Megalobrama amblycephala isolate DHTTF-2021 linkage group LG3, ASM1881202v1, whole genome shotgun sequence genome:
- the zgc:101810 gene encoding actin-related protein 2-A, with protein sequence MDSDGRKVVVCDNGTGFVKCGFAGSNFPDHIFPALVGRPIIRSDTKVGNIEIKDLMVGDEASECRSMLEVSYPMENGIVRSWEDMLHLWDYTFGPQRLNISPPDCKVLLTEPPMNPLKNRQKIAEVMFETYKFHGIYIAIQAVLTLYAQGLLTGVVIDSGDGVTHICPVYEGFSLPHLTRRLDIAGRDITRYLIKLLLLRGYAFNHTADFETVRMMKEKLCFVGYNIEQEQKLANETTVLVESYTLPDGRMIMVGGERFGAPEALFQPHLINVEGVGVAELLFNTIQAADIDLRSEFYKHIVLSGGTTMYPGLPSRLEREIKQLYLERVLKGDTDKLSKFKIRIEDPPRRKHMVFMGGAVLANIMKDKESFWLSRAEYEEKGLKVLDKLGAVLR encoded by the exons ATGGACAGCGATGGGAGGAAAGTGGTCGTGTGTGACAATGGCACTGGG TTTGTCAAGTGTGGTTTTGCTGGCTCCAATTTTCCTGACCACATCTTCCCAGCCCTGGTGGGACGTCCCATCATTCGGTCAGATACAAAAGTTGGGAATATAGAGATCAAG GATCTGATGGTGGGCGACGAGGCGAGCGAATGCCGCTCCATGCTGGAGGTCTCGTATCCCATGGAGAACGGGATAGTCCGCAGCTGGGAGGACATGCTACACCTGTGGGACTACACGTTCGGCCCGCAGCGGCTCAACATCAGTCCTCCTGACTGCAAGGTCCTGCTGACGGAGCCACCCATGAACCCGCTGAAGAACCGGCAGAAGATCGCCGAGGTCATGTTTGAGACCTACAAGTTTCACGGCATCTACATCGCCATACAAGCCGTGCTGACTCTCTACGCTCAGG GTTTGTTAACCGGTGTGGTGATCGACTCAGGAGATGGTGTGACTCATATTTGTCCTGTGTACGAGGGCTTCTCTCTCCCTCACCTCACGCGCCGCTTAGATATCGCAGGACGTGACATCACGCGCTATCTGATTAAG ctTTTGCTTCTGCGAGGCTACGCCTTTAACCACACGGCAGACTTCGAGACGGTGCGGATGATGAAGGAGaaactgtgttttgttggcTACAACATTGAGCAGGAACAGAAACTGGCCAATGAGACCACTGTCCTGGTGGAGTCCTACACG TTACCAGATGGACGGATGATAATGGTCGGAGGCGAGAGGTTTGGAGCGCCAGAGGCCCTTTTCCAGCCTCATCTCATTAACGTGGAGGGAGTTGGTGTGGCCGAGCTGCTCTTCAACACCATCCAGGCAGCAGACATTGACCTCAG GTCAGAATTCTACAAGCACATCGTCCTGTCCGGAGGAACCACCATGTACCCGGGACTTCCGTCCCGTTTGGAGCGTGAGATCAAGCAGCTGTATCTGGAGAGAGTGCTGAAGGGAGACACTGACAAACTCTCT AAATTTAAAATCCGTATCGAAGACCCTCCACGCCGCAAACACATGGTGTTCATGGGCGGTGCGGTGCTGGCCAACATCATGAAAGATAAAGAGTCTTTCTGGCTGTCGCGAGCCGAGTATGAGGAGAAAGGCCTGAAGGTGCTGGACAAACTGGGAGCAGTGCTGCGATGA